A window of Streptomyces armeniacus contains these coding sequences:
- a CDS encoding DUF881 domain-containing protein, translating to MSNFRIRPARLATAGIFALAGLIFWVSWDTAAGTNIRTDDSMLRLSDLIRERSRKNGDLETSAAALRSRVDALAERDGGATAEEERELAALKRAAGTTKVSGEALTVTLTDAPPDATPLVPGVPDPQPNDLVIHQQDLQAVVNALWKGGAKGIRVMDQRLISTSAVRCVGNTLILQGRVYSPPYKVTAVGDQDALRRALDTAPAVQNYLQYVDAYGLGWKVDEHGSTTLPGYSGTVDLQHASPLE from the coding sequence GTGTCCAATTTTCGCATCAGGCCGGCCCGGCTGGCCACAGCCGGGATCTTCGCCCTCGCCGGACTGATCTTCTGGGTCAGCTGGGACACCGCGGCCGGCACCAACATCCGTACCGACGACTCCATGCTCCGCCTCTCCGACCTCATCCGGGAGCGCAGCCGCAAGAACGGCGACCTCGAGACCTCCGCCGCCGCGCTCCGCTCCCGCGTCGACGCCCTCGCCGAGCGCGACGGCGGCGCCACCGCGGAGGAGGAGCGCGAACTCGCGGCGCTCAAGCGGGCGGCGGGCACCACGAAGGTCTCCGGGGAGGCGCTGACCGTCACCCTGACCGACGCCCCGCCGGACGCCACCCCGCTCGTCCCGGGCGTACCCGATCCGCAGCCCAACGACCTGGTGATCCACCAGCAGGACCTGCAGGCCGTCGTGAACGCCCTCTGGAAGGGCGGCGCCAAGGGCATCCGTGTCATGGACCAGCGGCTGATCAGCACCAGCGCCGTCCGCTGCGTCGGGAACACCCTGATCCTGCAGGGCCGCGTCTACTCGCCTCCGTACAAGGTGACCGCAGTCGGCGACCAGGACGCACTGCGCCGTGCCCTGGACACCGCGCCCGCCGTGCAGAACTACCTGCAGTACGTGGACGCGTACGGCCTCGGCTGGAAGGTCGACGAGCACGGCTCCACGACCCTCCCCGGGTACTCCGGAACGGTCGATCTCCAGCACGCGTCCCCCTTGGAGTGA
- a CDS encoding class E sortase, whose product MAATVSVLGELLITAGVILALFVVYSLWWTNVVANREADRKSERVRDDWAADRGQDGPGARDLKDGIGFLHAPSMTKDDVLVTKGTDADELNHGTAGYYTKPVKSALPWDQSGNFALAAHRDGHGAKFHNIDKIGKGDPLVFETKSTWYVYKVYEILPKTSKYNVDVLDPVPKESGRKEDSRYITLTTCTPVFTSKHRYVVWGELVRTQDVDEERTPPEELR is encoded by the coding sequence ATAGCCGCGACGGTCAGCGTGCTCGGCGAGCTGCTGATCACCGCGGGGGTGATCCTCGCGCTCTTCGTCGTCTACTCGCTGTGGTGGACGAACGTGGTCGCCAACCGCGAGGCCGACCGCAAGAGCGAGCGCGTACGGGACGACTGGGCCGCGGACCGGGGCCAGGACGGGCCGGGTGCGCGCGACCTGAAGGACGGCATCGGCTTTCTGCACGCTCCGTCCATGACGAAGGACGACGTGCTGGTGACCAAGGGCACCGACGCCGACGAGCTGAACCACGGCACGGCGGGCTACTACACGAAACCCGTCAAGTCGGCGCTGCCCTGGGACCAGTCGGGCAACTTCGCGCTCGCCGCGCACCGAGACGGGCACGGCGCGAAGTTCCACAACATCGACAAGATCGGCAAGGGCGACCCGCTGGTGTTCGAGACGAAGAGCACCTGGTACGTCTACAAGGTCTACGAGATCCTGCCGAAGACCTCGAAGTACAACGTCGACGTCCTGGACCCGGTGCCGAAGGAGTCGGGCCGGAAGGAAGACAGCCGGTACATCACGCTGACGACGTGCACGCCCGTCTTCACCTCGAAGCACCGCTACGTGGTGTGGGGCGAGCTCGTACGCACGCAGGACGTCGACGAGGAGCGGACGCCGCCGGAGGAGCTGCGCTGA
- a CDS encoding DUF6415 family natural product biosynthesis protein — protein MSEPLAPPAPTPEDVAQIRATVDRALRPLALPARPEMADLEQRLREYVELLLPAAEAVMSALRRGSVDWCRHHEHLDRIRRHAGQGLGGTPLSAHVQLRHLARDCAALLEYVECER, from the coding sequence ATGAGCGAGCCCCTCGCGCCTCCGGCGCCGACTCCCGAGGACGTTGCACAGATCCGCGCGACGGTCGACCGCGCGCTGCGACCGCTGGCGCTGCCCGCCCGGCCTGAGATGGCCGACCTTGAGCAACGGCTCCGGGAGTACGTCGAGTTGCTGCTGCCTGCCGCCGAAGCGGTCATGAGCGCACTGCGGCGCGGATCGGTGGACTGGTGCCGGCACCATGAGCACCTCGACCGCATCCGCCGCCACGCCGGTCAGGGTCTCGGCGGCACCCCGCTGTCCGCGCACGTGCAGCTGCGGCACCTCGCCCGCGACTGCGCCGCGCTCCTGGAGTACGTGGAGTGTGAGCGGTGA
- the crgA gene encoding cell division protein CrgA, which produces MPKSRIRKKDEFKPPPERKATQIDLGGGGGRRWVAPLMLTLFGLGLAWIVVFYVTNSALPVEAFGNWNIVVGFGFIAGGFVVSTQWK; this is translated from the coding sequence GTGCCGAAGTCACGGATCCGCAAGAAGGACGAGTTCAAGCCGCCGCCGGAGAGGAAGGCGACCCAGATCGATCTGGGCGGCGGCGGAGGGCGGCGATGGGTCGCGCCGCTGATGCTGACACTGTTCGGGCTCGGCCTGGCGTGGATCGTCGTGTTCTACGTGACGAACAGCGCGCTTCCGGTCGAGGCGTTCGGAAACTGGAACATCGTGGTCGGCTTCGGCTTCATCGCGGGCGGGTTCGTCGTCTCCACGCAGTGGAAGTAG
- a CDS encoding DUF5324 family protein, with amino-acid sequence MTRIDSARAAADNARASVRHAAEAAAPYAETARETASQYAHEAGARLGPKVSATARQARCTARDGYESHVGPRLSKARGALPPEVDRTATRAARKTRRAARQATEYTVPRVESALAEARSAAGPARDEARQRSAAALAALRGEVSPDEIERLARQRARRARTGRLAKRLALLGLLAGGAYAAWRWWDKQANPDWLVEPPPATEVRDRGGLGAGESAAGTDPADASVLDPEVEAKQAESEAGRGDETR; translated from the coding sequence GTGACCCGCATCGACAGCGCACGTGCCGCGGCCGACAACGCCAGGGCGAGCGTGCGGCATGCCGCGGAGGCAGCGGCCCCCTACGCGGAGACGGCCAGGGAGACCGCCTCGCAGTACGCGCACGAGGCCGGCGCACGGCTGGGCCCGAAGGTGTCGGCCACGGCGCGGCAGGCGCGCTGCACCGCGCGGGACGGTTACGAGAGCCACGTCGGGCCGCGGCTGAGCAAGGCCCGCGGTGCGCTGCCGCCCGAGGTCGACCGGACCGCGACGCGTGCGGCCCGCAAGACGCGGCGGGCGGCCCGGCAGGCCACCGAGTACACCGTGCCGCGTGTGGAGTCGGCGCTGGCGGAGGCGCGTTCCGCGGCCGGGCCCGCGCGCGACGAGGCGCGGCAGCGCAGTGCGGCCGCCCTGGCGGCGCTGCGCGGCGAGGTGAGCCCGGACGAGATCGAACGGCTGGCGCGGCAGCGGGCGCGGCGTGCCCGTACGGGCCGGCTGGCGAAGCGGCTGGCGCTGCTCGGGCTGCTGGCGGGCGGCGCGTACGCCGCCTGGCGCTGGTGGGACAAGCAGGCGAACCCGGACTGGCTGGTGGAGCCCCCGCCCGCCACGGAGGTACGCGACCGCGGCGGCCTCGGCGCGGGCGAGAGCGCGGCCGGCACGGACCCCGCGGACGCCTCGGTGCTGGACCCCGAGGTGGAGGCGAAGCAGGCGGAATCGGAGGCGGGGCGCGGGGACGAGACGCGCTGA
- a CDS encoding rhomboid family intramembrane serine protease, with product MDQHQSVVCYRHPDRETGIRCTRCERAICPECMITASVGFQCPECVKGGSGTGHPPHANQPRTLAGASIVADPRLVTKVLLALNVALFIAVQTAGDRLTADLVMIGQWPHDPFYQPTEGVAEGQWYRLLSSVFLHQEIWHIAMNMLGLWFLGPPLEAALGRLRFLALFLLSGLGGSTLTYLISDPGAPSLGASGAIFGLFGATAVLMRRLQYDMRPILILLAINLVFTFTWEDIAWEAHIGGLVVGALIAYAMVHAPREKRTLVQYGTCGAVFAVLLAVCVLRTLALTG from the coding sequence ATGGACCAGCACCAGTCGGTGGTCTGCTACCGGCATCCGGACCGGGAGACCGGCATACGCTGCACGCGCTGCGAGCGGGCCATCTGCCCCGAGTGCATGATTACGGCCTCCGTCGGATTCCAGTGCCCGGAGTGCGTCAAGGGCGGTTCCGGTACGGGACACCCGCCGCACGCGAACCAGCCCCGTACGCTCGCCGGCGCCTCCATCGTGGCGGACCCGCGGCTGGTCACGAAGGTGCTGCTGGCGCTCAACGTCGCGCTGTTCATCGCCGTGCAGACGGCGGGCGACCGGCTCACCGCGGACCTGGTGATGATCGGGCAGTGGCCGCACGACCCCTTCTACCAGCCGACTGAAGGCGTCGCCGAAGGCCAGTGGTACCGCCTGCTGAGCTCGGTCTTCCTGCACCAGGAGATCTGGCACATCGCGATGAACATGCTGGGGCTGTGGTTCCTCGGCCCGCCCCTGGAGGCCGCCCTCGGCCGCCTCCGCTTCCTGGCGCTGTTCCTGCTGTCCGGCCTCGGCGGCAGCACCCTCACGTACCTCATCTCCGACCCGGGCGCTCCCTCGCTCGGCGCGTCCGGCGCGATCTTCGGCCTGTTCGGCGCGACAGCCGTGCTGATGCGGCGGCTGCAGTACGACATGCGGCCGATCCTCATCCTCCTCGCGATCAACCTCGTCTTCACCTTCACCTGGGAGGACATCGCGTGGGAGGCGCACATCGGCGGCCTGGTCGTCGGCGCGCTGATCGCGTACGCCATGGTGCACGCGCCGCGGGAGAAGCGGACGCTCGTGCAGTACGGCACCTGCGGGGCCGTGTTCGCCGTGCTGCTGGCGGTCTGCGTGCTCCGCACACTCGCACTGACGGGCTGA
- a CDS encoding class E sortase has protein sequence MNHDRPEYDGAYGGPYSDPYSDPYGAEPYGGEAYGGEVDPYGADGGAEAYGAAYGARDAYEAAVGALADPLTDPLPGQRDAGPTGGTGGTDGAEGEFEPHTSPWFRPHQQPQAPQAPQAPQTQQAHQAPQQAQQPVQPAQPVQPVEPSRGGMPYEGAAAPTAPTGQRGAPSWAVDERAAVEPPRVEWGRTAGDAPAAGAAAPGVPEVSETAALPTVDVPGTPGAPDRTARTDRPDTSTMPVRRPAGAERPGSRRARAARPAGAERSSGMDGGADDDRRTVGLRRPDEAELGRAARRKAAKGGRGKGGKGGSRGRKAPPPAPPVRAGTRLEARRAARAAKDGPVVILSRFIGEVFITLGVLMLLFVAYQLWWTNVLAHQKADKAADDLADRWKEHPERKPGKFTAGQGFAIMYIPKLDIRVPVAEGVSKKDVLDKGMVGHYDADSGLKTAMPWDKQGNFSVAGHRNTHGEPFRYINKLVAGDEIIVETADTYYTYKMHSRLPSTSPSNTTVVDPVPRQSGFEKPGRYVTLTTCTPEFTSKYRLIVWGKMVEERPRSKGKPDALVG, from the coding sequence GTGAACCACGACCGCCCGGAGTACGACGGCGCCTACGGGGGCCCGTACAGCGACCCGTACAGCGACCCGTACGGGGCCGAGCCGTACGGGGGTGAGGCGTACGGCGGCGAGGTGGACCCGTACGGCGCGGACGGGGGCGCTGAGGCGTACGGGGCGGCGTACGGGGCGCGGGACGCGTACGAGGCGGCGGTGGGCGCGCTGGCGGACCCGCTGACGGATCCGCTGCCGGGGCAGCGGGACGCGGGGCCGACGGGCGGTACGGGCGGCACGGACGGTGCCGAGGGGGAGTTCGAGCCGCACACGTCACCCTGGTTCCGTCCGCACCAGCAACCGCAGGCACCGCAGGCACCGCAGGCACCGCAGACGCAGCAGGCACACCAGGCGCCGCAGCAGGCACAGCAGCCCGTGCAGCCCGCCCAGCCGGTGCAGCCCGTCGAGCCGTCGCGGGGCGGCATGCCGTACGAGGGCGCCGCCGCGCCCACCGCCCCCACCGGGCAGCGCGGGGCGCCGAGTTGGGCCGTGGACGAGCGTGCCGCCGTCGAGCCGCCGCGCGTCGAGTGGGGCCGTACGGCTGGGGACGCCCCGGCGGCCGGCGCCGCCGCGCCCGGCGTGCCGGAGGTGTCCGAGACTGCGGCGCTGCCGACGGTGGACGTCCCGGGCACTCCGGGCGCTCCGGACCGTACGGCCCGCACCGACCGTCCCGACACGTCGACCATGCCCGTACGCCGCCCCGCGGGAGCGGAGCGGCCGGGCTCGCGCAGGGCGCGTGCGGCGCGTCCGGCAGGCGCGGAGCGCTCCTCCGGTATGGACGGAGGCGCGGACGACGACCGCCGTACGGTCGGTCTGCGGCGCCCGGACGAGGCCGAGTTGGGCCGCGCCGCGCGGCGCAAGGCGGCGAAGGGCGGGCGGGGCAAGGGCGGTAAGGGCGGCAGCCGGGGCCGCAAGGCGCCGCCGCCCGCGCCGCCGGTGCGGGCGGGCACGCGGCTGGAGGCGCGGCGGGCGGCGCGGGCGGCGAAGGACGGTCCGGTGGTGATCCTCAGCCGGTTCATCGGTGAGGTGTTCATCACGTTGGGCGTGTTGATGCTGCTGTTCGTGGCGTACCAGCTGTGGTGGACGAACGTGCTGGCGCACCAGAAGGCGGACAAGGCGGCGGACGATCTCGCGGACCGCTGGAAGGAACATCCGGAGCGGAAGCCGGGCAAGTTCACGGCGGGGCAGGGCTTCGCGATCATGTACATTCCGAAGCTGGACATCCGGGTGCCGGTCGCCGAGGGCGTGAGCAAGAAGGACGTGCTCGACAAGGGCATGGTCGGGCATTACGACGCGGACTCGGGCCTGAAGACGGCGATGCCGTGGGACAAGCAGGGCAACTTCTCGGTGGCGGGGCATCGCAACACCCACGGGGAACCGTTCCGCTACATCAACAAGCTGGTCGCGGGCGACGAGATCATCGTCGAGACGGCGGACACGTACTACACGTACAAGATGCACAGCCGGCTGCCGTCGACGTCGCCGTCCAACACGACGGTGGTGGATCCGGTGCCGCGGCAGTCGGGCTTCGAGAAGCCGGGCCGGTACGTCACGCTCACCACGTGCACTCCCGAGTTCACGTCGAAGTACCGTCTGATCGTCTGGGGCAAAATGGTCGAGGAGCGTCCGCGGAGCAAGGGGAAGCCGGACGCGCTGGTCGGGTAG
- a CDS encoding helix-turn-helix domain-containing protein, producing MAAPRAVEVGHRIATARRLARMTQRDLSAASDVSYGMVRAVERGARTPGDEVLDALAAALGVDPSRLRGERVTGDSRMQAALPGLSAVVATYDVPEDGPVRPLDALRTAVAEAVSWRLGSQYLRLAQRAPELLGELQRALHKARDGGERAELAELLTAAYRAADAVAYKAGAHDLSARLVELMRWAATQSGDPLLDSAAAYVRGETFFAAGAHAAGLQVLEAAIDRTPAADSPEARAARGALHMRAAVLAGRAGDADGAERHLGEARRLGDTVPEDVYAGTAFGPSSVRIHEVSVSVGLGNDHLRRALAIAREWVPPQDLPAERRSSFHVEVGRAQLWSGLRDEAFESLKTARRIAPQHARDHQWVREDIATLRRLKRAAREELSHFADWCRVI from the coding sequence ATGGCCGCACCCCGAGCCGTGGAGGTGGGGCACCGCATCGCCACCGCCCGGCGCCTCGCCCGCATGACTCAGCGCGATCTCTCCGCAGCGTCGGACGTGTCGTACGGAATGGTCCGCGCTGTGGAGCGCGGTGCCCGGACGCCGGGCGACGAGGTGCTGGACGCGCTCGCGGCGGCGCTCGGCGTCGACCCGTCGCGGCTGCGGGGAGAACGGGTCACCGGCGACTCCCGCATGCAGGCGGCGCTCCCCGGGCTGTCGGCTGTGGTCGCCACGTACGACGTGCCGGAGGACGGGCCGGTGCGCCCGCTGGACGCGCTGCGCACTGCGGTTGCCGAGGCGGTGTCGTGGCGACTGGGGTCTCAGTACCTCCGTCTCGCCCAGCGAGCCCCGGAGTTGCTGGGGGAGCTGCAGCGGGCGCTGCACAAGGCGCGGGACGGCGGGGAGCGTGCTGAGCTGGCGGAGCTGCTCACCGCCGCGTACCGGGCTGCTGATGCCGTCGCGTACAAGGCGGGCGCGCATGATCTCTCCGCCCGGCTCGTCGAGTTGATGCGCTGGGCGGCCACGCAGTCCGGGGACCCCCTGCTGGATTCCGCCGCTGCCTACGTACGGGGAGAGACGTTCTTCGCGGCTGGCGCGCACGCCGCCGGACTGCAAGTGCTCGAGGCGGCGATCGACCGTACTCCCGCGGCGGACTCGCCGGAGGCCAGGGCGGCCCGGGGCGCATTGCACATGCGGGCCGCCGTGCTTGCGGGACGGGCTGGTGACGCGGACGGCGCAGAACGGCACCTGGGCGAGGCCCGTCGGCTGGGGGACACCGTTCCCGAGGACGTGTACGCGGGAACGGCGTTCGGGCCGTCCTCGGTGCGGATTCACGAGGTGTCGGTGTCGGTCGGTCTCGGGAACGATCATCTGCGGCGAGCACTGGCCATCGCCCGCGAGTGGGTGCCGCCGCAGGATCTCCCGGCTGAGCGGCGTTCGTCGTTCCACGTGGAGGTCGGGCGCGCCCAGCTCTGGTCCGGACTGCGTGACGAGGCGTTCGAGTCGCTGAAGACGGCTCGCCGCATCGCCCCGCAGCATGCCCGTGACCACCAGTGGGTCCGGGAGGACATCGCCACGCTGCGGCGGTTGAAGCGAGCGGCCCGCGAGGAGCTGTCGCATTTCGCCGACTGGTGTCGCGTCATCTGA
- a CDS encoding aminodeoxychorismate/anthranilate synthase component II gives MGARILVVDNYDSFVFNLVQYLYQLGAECEVVRNDEVTTGHARDGFDGVLLSPGPGTPEQAGVCVDMVRHCAGSGLPVFGVCLGMQSMAVAYGAVVDRAPELLHGKTSPMLHAGAGVFEGLPSPFTATRYHSLGVERATVPAELEITAWTETGVVMGLRHREHRVEGVQFHPESVLTEWGHRMLANWLAECGDPDAVGRSAGLAPVVGT, from the coding sequence ATGGGCGCGCGGATTCTGGTCGTTGACAATTACGACAGCTTTGTCTTCAACCTCGTCCAGTACCTGTACCAACTGGGCGCGGAGTGCGAGGTCGTACGGAACGACGAGGTGACGACCGGGCACGCGCGGGACGGCTTCGACGGTGTGCTGCTCTCGCCCGGCCCCGGTACGCCTGAACAGGCCGGTGTGTGCGTCGACATGGTGCGGCACTGTGCGGGCAGCGGGCTGCCGGTGTTCGGGGTGTGCCTGGGGATGCAGTCGATGGCGGTCGCGTACGGCGCGGTCGTGGACCGTGCCCCGGAGCTGCTGCACGGCAAGACGTCGCCGATGCTGCATGCCGGCGCGGGCGTCTTCGAGGGCCTGCCGTCCCCGTTCACGGCCACCCGCTATCACTCTCTGGGCGTGGAGCGTGCCACGGTGCCGGCCGAGCTGGAGATCACGGCCTGGACGGAGACGGGCGTGGTGATGGGGCTGCGGCACCGCGAACACCGGGTGGAGGGCGTGCAGTTCCACCCCGAGTCGGTGCTGACGGAGTGGGGTCACCGCATGCTGGCCAACTGGCTGGCGGAGTGCGGTGATCCGGACGCGGTGGGCCGGTCCGCGGGGCTGGCGCCGGTCGTTGGCACGTGA
- a CDS encoding HAD family hydrolase — protein MITTVAVDIGETLTRDDRYWADWADWLGLPRHTLSALVGAVVAQGRDNADAIRMLRPGIDLQAEYAAREAAGRGERLDDSDLYPDARPALAGLREAGLRVVVAGNQTARVAELLRGMDLPADTVTTSGEWGVAKPSPEFFARVAEAAGTEPRRILYVGDHPANDVAPASAAGLHTAHLRRGPWGNLWADTAEAAAADWRIDSLHELAALTGR, from the coding sequence ATGATTACGACCGTCGCCGTCGACATCGGCGAGACCCTCACGCGCGACGACCGCTACTGGGCCGACTGGGCCGACTGGCTCGGCCTCCCCCGGCACACGCTGTCCGCGCTGGTGGGCGCGGTCGTCGCGCAGGGCCGCGACAACGCCGACGCGATCCGCATGCTCCGGCCGGGCATCGACCTCCAGGCCGAGTACGCCGCCCGCGAGGCGGCAGGCCGGGGAGAGCGGTTGGACGACAGCGACCTCTACCCGGACGCACGCCCCGCGCTGGCGGGGCTCCGCGAGGCGGGGCTGCGGGTGGTCGTCGCGGGCAACCAGACGGCCCGCGTCGCGGAGCTGCTGCGCGGCATGGACCTGCCCGCCGACACCGTGACGACATCGGGCGAGTGGGGCGTCGCCAAGCCGTCCCCCGAGTTCTTCGCACGCGTGGCGGAAGCCGCCGGGACCGAGCCGCGCCGGATCCTGTACGTCGGCGACCACCCGGCGAACGACGTGGCCCCGGCCTCGGCCGCCGGCCTCCACACCGCACACCTGCGCCGCGGCCCCTGGGGCAACCTGTGGGCGGACACGGCGGAGGCGGCAGCGGCGGACTGGCGCATCGACTCACTGCACGAACTCGCCGCGCTCACAGGCCGGTAG
- a CDS encoding peptidylprolyl isomerase, producing the protein MAEQLYATLKTNQGTIEVQLFPNHAPKTVKNFVELAEGSREWTHPETGQKSTDKLYDGTVFHRVISGFMLQGGDPLGNGTGGPGYEFGDEIHPDLAFDRPYLLAMANAGPGTNGSQFFITVAPTAWLTGKHTIFGEVTDEAGKKVVDAIGSTATNPRTDRPLQDVVIENVTIERR; encoded by the coding sequence GTGGCCGAGCAGCTTTACGCCACCCTGAAGACCAACCAAGGCACCATCGAGGTACAGCTCTTCCCGAACCACGCACCGAAGACGGTCAAGAACTTCGTCGAGCTCGCCGAGGGCTCCCGCGAGTGGACCCACCCCGAGACCGGTCAGAAGTCGACCGACAAGCTGTACGACGGCACCGTCTTCCACCGTGTGATCAGTGGATTCATGCTCCAGGGCGGCGACCCGCTGGGCAACGGGACCGGTGGCCCGGGATACGAGTTCGGCGACGAGATCCACCCCGACCTCGCCTTCGACCGGCCGTACCTGCTGGCCATGGCCAACGCCGGGCCCGGCACCAACGGCTCGCAGTTCTTCATCACCGTGGCGCCCACCGCCTGGCTGACCGGCAAGCACACCATCTTCGGTGAGGTCACCGACGAGGCCGGCAAGAAGGTCGTCGACGCCATCGGCAGCACGGCGACAAACCCGCGCACCGACCGTCCGCTCCAGGACGTCGTGATCGAGAACGTCACCATCGAACGCCGCTGA
- a CDS encoding DNA ligase, with amino-acid sequence MGDDDGAVVVSPPVEVMRPRAARSVPASNGLPGGVQYSVKLDGLRIVAFARGGGRAVLQSRSGRDRAADFPAIAAGVAALPTGVVLDGELCAWKDGAFAFTELLRSRAARERDGVALSYIAFDVLAVPGRDVREEPLGERWELLTGVLRDAGPPLQQVMATTVRREAEQWEPTLAPLGVEGLVCRGLATRYRPGDPQSRWLKIRRSESYDALLVAVTGPADRPRAALLQLTDGRRVLCSPQLTPVQRHQVGDAITDRVGPARSDPEHGELRPVEPALPAEVEITAGGPHRPVRFVRVRAE; translated from the coding sequence ATGGGCGACGACGACGGCGCGGTGGTGGTGTCTCCTCCGGTGGAGGTGATGCGGCCCCGCGCGGCCCGTTCCGTACCGGCCTCCAACGGGCTGCCCGGCGGCGTGCAGTACTCGGTCAAGCTGGACGGGCTGCGCATCGTGGCGTTCGCGCGCGGCGGCGGACGCGCGGTGCTGCAGTCGCGTTCCGGCCGGGACCGGGCGGCGGACTTCCCGGCGATCGCCGCGGGCGTGGCCGCGCTGCCCACGGGTGTGGTGCTGGACGGCGAGCTGTGCGCGTGGAAGGACGGCGCGTTCGCGTTCACGGAGCTGCTGCGCTCCCGCGCCGCGCGGGAACGGGACGGGGTGGCCCTGTCGTACATCGCGTTCGACGTGCTGGCGGTGCCGGGTCGCGACGTACGCGAGGAGCCGCTGGGGGAGCGGTGGGAGCTGCTCACCGGGGTGCTGCGGGACGCGGGGCCGCCGCTGCAGCAGGTGATGGCGACGACGGTCAGACGCGAGGCGGAGCAGTGGGAGCCGACGCTGGCACCGCTGGGGGTGGAGGGGCTGGTGTGCCGCGGCCTGGCGACCCGTTACCGGCCGGGCGACCCGCAGTCGCGCTGGCTGAAGATCCGCCGCTCCGAGTCGTACGACGCGCTGCTGGTCGCTGTCACCGGCCCGGCGGACCGCCCTCGCGCGGCACTCCTGCAACTGACGGACGGCCGCCGCGTACTGTGCTCCCCGCAGCTCACCCCGGTCCAGCGCCACCAGGTCGGCGACGCGATCACGGACCGCGTGGGCCCCGCCCGCTCGGACCCGGAACACGGCGAACTCCGCCCGGTGGAACCGGCGTTGCCGGCGGAGGTGGAAATCACCGCGGGCGGCCCGCACAGACCGGTGCGCTTCGTACGGGTGCGGGCGGAGTGA